One segment of Gordonia terrae DNA contains the following:
- a CDS encoding aldehyde dehydrogenase, which produces MPLRPVSASDLLIDGKLTPGSGGVFDVVNPATEEVIGQAADATAADMDAAIAAARTAFDTTDWSRDHAFRARCLRQLRDALLAHGDELRDLTIAEVGCPSFLTHGPQFEGPVTDLGYFADLAESYEWTSDLGTAKPMGLKNHRELRSEAVGVVGAITPWNFPHQINFAKIGPALAAGCTVVLKPAPDTPWCAALVGKVVAEETDFPPGVLNIVTSTDHQLGAQLSTDPRVDLVSFTGSTATGKKVMAAAAESLKKVFLELGGKSAFIVLDDADIGSACAMAAFNVVTHAGQGCAITTRLVVPRTALDEAITATRDAMAGLPAGDPTDGGTICGPVISARQRQRIESYIELATSEGGTIEVGGGRPADKPAGFFVEPTLISGLDNSARVAQEEIFGPVLVIIPHDGDDDAIRIANDSPYGLSGMVYGTDEERINKVVNGVRTGTIGVNGGIWYSADVPFGGFKQSGIGREMGVAGFEEYLETKAVARPA; this is translated from the coding sequence ATGCCTCTTCGCCCCGTATCCGCGTCGGATCTGTTGATCGACGGCAAGCTCACCCCCGGGAGCGGCGGCGTCTTCGACGTCGTCAATCCCGCGACCGAGGAGGTCATCGGGCAGGCGGCCGACGCCACCGCGGCCGACATGGATGCCGCCATCGCAGCCGCGCGTACCGCTTTCGACACCACCGACTGGTCGCGCGATCACGCCTTCCGCGCTCGCTGTCTGCGTCAGTTGCGCGACGCACTGCTCGCCCACGGCGACGAACTCCGCGACCTCACGATCGCCGAGGTGGGGTGCCCGTCGTTCCTCACCCACGGCCCGCAGTTCGAGGGACCGGTGACGGATCTCGGCTACTTCGCCGACCTCGCCGAGAGCTACGAGTGGACCAGCGACCTCGGCACCGCGAAGCCGATGGGGCTGAAAAACCACCGCGAACTGCGCTCGGAGGCCGTAGGGGTCGTCGGCGCGATCACCCCGTGGAACTTCCCGCACCAGATCAACTTCGCCAAGATCGGACCCGCGCTCGCCGCCGGGTGCACGGTGGTGCTCAAGCCCGCACCCGACACCCCCTGGTGCGCAGCGCTCGTCGGCAAGGTGGTCGCCGAGGAGACAGACTTCCCGCCGGGCGTCCTCAACATCGTCACCTCGACCGACCACCAGCTCGGCGCTCAGCTCAGCACCGACCCCCGCGTCGACCTTGTCTCGTTCACCGGCTCGACCGCCACGGGCAAGAAGGTGATGGCAGCCGCCGCCGAGTCACTGAAAAAGGTGTTTCTCGAGCTCGGCGGCAAGTCGGCCTTCATCGTCCTCGACGACGCCGACATCGGATCCGCCTGCGCCATGGCCGCGTTCAACGTCGTCACCCATGCCGGCCAGGGGTGCGCGATCACGACGCGTCTCGTGGTGCCGCGCACCGCACTCGACGAGGCGATCACCGCGACCCGCGACGCGATGGCAGGGCTGCCCGCCGGGGACCCGACCGACGGCGGCACCATCTGCGGACCGGTCATCTCCGCCCGGCAGCGTCAGCGCATCGAGTCCTACATCGAACTCGCCACCAGCGAGGGGGGCACCATCGAGGTCGGGGGTGGCCGCCCCGCCGACAAACCCGCCGGATTCTTCGTCGAGCCGACCCTGATCTCGGGACTGGACAACTCTGCGCGCGTCGCGCAGGAGGAGATCTTCGGGCCGGTGCTGGTCATCATCCCCCACGACGGCGACGACGACGCCATCCGCATCGCCAACGACTCGCCGTACGGCCTGTCCGGCATGGTCTACGGAACCGATGAGGAGCGGATCAACAAGGTGGTCAACGGAGTACGCACCGGGACGATTGGCGTCAACGGCGGCATCTGGTATTCCGCCGACGTCCCGTTCGGCGGTTTCAAACAGTCCGGCATCGGCCGCGAGATGGGCGTCGCCGGTTTCGAGGAGTACCTGGAGACCAAGGCCGTCGCCCGCCCCGCATGA
- a CDS encoding cytochrome P450 produces the protein MTETTTVPGMERELPFDPYAYGFHEDPYPTYSRLRAEAPVYYHGGMNFWALAGHADVRAGFRDTQRLSNSWGVSMDPSAYGPDAHKSMSFLAMDDPKHMRIRKLVSKGFTPRRVNELTGRITALTHQHWSKCLDKGEFDFVHDFAALLPMDVVSELLGVPEADRTRLRHQSDLLLHREDGDLDLPEAAVYAYIELHKYYSELIADRRKNPGEDLVSALIAAEIDDDETREKTKLTEDEIVGFMVLMVVAGNETTTKLLANALYWGWRNPDELAKVFTDPELVVPDWTEETLRYDNSTQIVVRRVIEDAPYGDFVIPAGDRVLLLVGSANRDVEVFGADADRYEIGRDCSQALMSFGLGAHFCLGAHLARLEANIGLTEVVKSIRAVDIDVDKAVRVHSVNVRGFAELPVKVTVR, from the coding sequence ATGACCGAAACGACGACGGTGCCGGGGATGGAGCGCGAGCTCCCCTTCGACCCGTATGCCTATGGTTTCCACGAGGACCCCTATCCGACCTATTCCCGTCTCCGCGCGGAGGCGCCGGTCTACTACCACGGTGGGATGAACTTCTGGGCGCTCGCCGGACACGCCGACGTTCGGGCCGGATTCCGTGACACCCAACGACTCTCGAACAGCTGGGGCGTGTCGATGGACCCCTCGGCGTACGGTCCCGACGCGCACAAGTCGATGTCGTTCCTCGCCATGGACGACCCAAAGCACATGCGCATCCGCAAACTGGTCTCGAAGGGCTTCACGCCCCGCCGCGTCAACGAACTGACCGGCCGGATCACCGCTCTCACGCACCAGCACTGGAGCAAGTGCCTGGACAAGGGCGAATTCGACTTCGTGCACGACTTCGCCGCCCTGCTCCCGATGGACGTCGTGTCCGAACTGCTGGGTGTGCCCGAAGCCGATCGCACCCGGTTGCGCCACCAGTCCGACCTACTGCTGCATCGAGAGGACGGCGACCTCGACCTCCCCGAGGCGGCGGTGTACGCGTACATCGAACTGCACAAGTACTATTCGGAGCTCATCGCCGACCGCCGCAAGAACCCCGGCGAGGATCTGGTCTCGGCCCTCATCGCGGCCGAGATCGATGACGACGAGACCCGTGAGAAGACGAAGCTCACCGAGGACGAGATCGTCGGATTCATGGTCCTGATGGTGGTGGCGGGCAACGAGACCACCACCAAACTGCTTGCCAATGCCCTGTATTGGGGCTGGCGCAATCCCGACGAGCTCGCCAAGGTCTTCACCGACCCGGAACTCGTCGTCCCGGACTGGACCGAGGAGACGCTGCGCTACGACAACTCGACGCAGATCGTCGTGCGGCGGGTCATCGAAGACGCCCCCTACGGCGACTTCGTGATCCCGGCGGGCGACCGCGTTCTCCTGCTCGTCGGTTCGGCGAACCGCGACGTCGAGGTGTTCGGCGCCGACGCCGACCGGTACGAGATCGGCCGCGACTGCAGCCAGGCCCTGATGAGCTTCGGCCTGGGCGCGCACTTCTGCCTCGGTGCGCACCTCGCGCGACTGGAGGCGAACATCGGCCTGACCGAGGTCGTGAAATCGATCCGGGCGGTGGACATCGACGTCGACAAGGCGGTGCGGGTCCACTCGGTGAACGTGCGCGGCTTCGCCGAGCTCCCGGTGAAGGTGACGGTGCGCTGA
- a CDS encoding cytochrome P450 — MTAITESGLKQPNRVSGGEGEHGHLDELATDPISLFWRVREECGDVGMFQLADREVVLVSGSAASEEFFRAPEEDLDQAAAYPFMTPVFGEGVVFDTSPEERSKAIHNSALKGAHMKQHAVTIPNEVERIIAEWGDEGEIDLLDFFSELTLYTSSSCLIGRKFRERLSGHIAHLFHDLEKGTDPIAYVDYKADIESFRKRDEARAELVEFIQGVMDERIANPTENKEDRDLMDVLVQVGFDANTITGMFISMMFAGHHTTSGTAAWTLIELLRNPDYMRRVYEELDEIYGETPPGERPEYTFAHTRQMPQLENALKEALRLHPPLIILMRVVQNDFHVEDFEVKAGQSIAVSPAISNRLPEDFPEADAFDPDRYDKPRQEDLVNRWTWIPFGAGRHRCVGAQFAIMQLKAIFSVLFQNYEFEMLQPPESYRNDHSKMVVQLQQPCRVAYRKRQDA, encoded by the coding sequence ATGACCGCCATCACCGAATCAGGCCTGAAGCAACCGAATCGCGTCTCGGGTGGCGAGGGCGAACACGGACATCTCGACGAACTCGCCACCGACCCGATCTCGCTGTTCTGGCGCGTCCGCGAGGAATGCGGTGACGTCGGCATGTTCCAGCTCGCCGACCGCGAGGTGGTGCTGGTCTCGGGATCGGCGGCGAGTGAGGAGTTCTTCCGCGCGCCCGAAGAGGATCTGGACCAGGCGGCCGCCTATCCGTTCATGACACCGGTGTTCGGTGAGGGCGTCGTGTTCGACACCAGCCCCGAGGAGCGGTCGAAGGCGATCCACAACTCGGCGCTCAAGGGCGCACACATGAAGCAGCACGCGGTGACCATCCCCAACGAGGTCGAGCGGATCATCGCCGAGTGGGGCGACGAGGGGGAGATCGACCTGCTCGACTTCTTCTCCGAACTGACGCTGTACACCTCGTCGTCGTGCCTCATCGGTCGGAAGTTCCGGGAGCGGCTCAGCGGGCACATCGCCCACCTGTTCCACGACCTCGAGAAGGGCACCGACCCGATCGCGTATGTGGACTACAAGGCCGACATCGAGAGCTTCCGCAAGCGCGACGAGGCCCGGGCCGAACTGGTCGAGTTCATCCAGGGCGTGATGGACGAGCGAATCGCGAACCCGACCGAGAACAAGGAAGACCGGGACCTGATGGACGTCCTCGTCCAGGTCGGCTTCGACGCGAACACCATCACCGGCATGTTCATCTCGATGATGTTCGCGGGCCACCACACGACGTCGGGCACCGCCGCGTGGACCCTCATCGAACTCTTGCGCAATCCCGACTACATGCGACGGGTGTACGAGGAGCTCGACGAGATCTACGGCGAGACCCCGCCCGGTGAGCGCCCGGAATACACCTTCGCGCACACCCGTCAGATGCCGCAGCTCGAGAACGCGCTCAAAGAAGCGCTGCGGCTGCACCCGCCGCTCATCATCCTCATGCGCGTGGTGCAGAACGACTTCCACGTCGAGGACTTCGAGGTGAAGGCCGGGCAATCGATCGCCGTCTCACCGGCGATCTCCAACCGGCTGCCCGAGGACTTCCCCGAGGCGGACGCCTTCGACCCCGACCGTTACGACAAGCCGCGGCAAGAGGATCTGGTCAATCGGTGGACCTGGATCCCCTTCGGCGCCGGTCGTCATCGTTGCGTCGGTGCGCAATTCGCGATCATGCAGCTGAAGGCGATCTTCTCGGTGCTCTTCCAGAACTACGAGTTCGAGATGCTCCAGCCCCCGGAGAGCTACCGCAACGACCATTCCAAGATGGTCGTCCAATTGCAGCAGCCCTGTCGCGTCGCCTATCGCAAGCGTCAGGACGCGTGA
- a CDS encoding TetR/AcrR family transcriptional regulator, with protein sequence MSSPVSQESTRRRLTQQQAETVTRLTDAAVDVLNAEGFDGLTVRSVAKIAGVAPATAYTYFSSKSHLVAEVFWRRLSAGVLEPDPGAPRSERVAQVLREVALVVAGEGQLGGAVTVALLGSDPDVEHLRVRIGAFIRRRLAAALEEDPENPGPLLDALEMIYSGGLVYAGMGHMTYEQTSERLVAAAHLLMEK encoded by the coding sequence ATGTCCAGCCCCGTGTCTCAGGAATCCACTCGTCGCCGGCTGACCCAGCAGCAGGCGGAGACGGTCACACGTCTCACCGATGCCGCGGTCGACGTGCTGAACGCCGAGGGTTTCGACGGTCTCACCGTGCGGTCGGTGGCCAAGATCGCCGGGGTCGCGCCGGCCACCGCGTACACATACTTCTCGTCGAAGAGTCACCTCGTCGCCGAGGTGTTCTGGCGTCGTCTCTCAGCCGGGGTGCTCGAACCGGATCCCGGTGCGCCGCGGAGCGAGCGGGTCGCACAGGTGCTCCGCGAGGTCGCGCTGGTCGTGGCCGGCGAGGGCCAGCTCGGTGGTGCGGTGACCGTGGCCCTGCTGGGCAGCGACCCCGACGTCGAACACCTGCGCGTGCGGATCGGCGCATTCATCCGGCGTCGTCTCGCCGCCGCTCTCGAAGAGGACCCCGAGAACCCGGGCCCGCTGCTCGACGCACTGGAGATGATCTATTCCGGCGGGCTGGTCTACGCCGGCATGGGGCACATGACCTACGAGCAGACCTCCGAACGTCTTGTCGCAGCCGCACATCTACTGATGGAGAAGTGA
- a CDS encoding carboxymuconolactone decarboxylase family protein has translation MTRSNISDDAPDEARRRGLAKMSEVYGWEVSDGPGDYFAHTADQVFGNVWARDGLTNRDRRLLLLGALAASNNIDVAEIQAGAALGNGELTPEQLEEISLFLCYYVGWPQGTKMHFMFGEVIKQHRKKK, from the coding sequence ATGACCCGATCCAACATCTCCGACGATGCACCCGACGAGGCACGCAGACGCGGTCTCGCCAAGATGTCCGAGGTGTACGGCTGGGAGGTGAGCGACGGCCCGGGTGACTACTTCGCGCACACCGCCGACCAGGTGTTCGGCAACGTGTGGGCCCGGGACGGCCTCACGAACCGAGACCGCCGGTTGCTCCTGCTCGGGGCGCTCGCCGCGAGCAACAACATCGACGTCGCCGAGATCCAGGCCGGTGCCGCCCTCGGGAACGGGGAGCTCACGCCCGAGCAGCTCGAGGAGATCAGTCTCTTCCTCTGCTATTACGTCGGCTGGCCGCAGGGCACCAAGATGCACTTCATGTTCGGCGAGGTGATCAAGCAGCACCGGAAGAAGAAGTGA
- a CDS encoding ABC transporter permease has translation MTLELTTPVGVASGPSAAGPVDVPSDGLAARTRRRRLTRHAATRTLRQSIGLILVVVIWQLGARGWLGATTPAPTEVVEAGWDLISTGELWTHLAASGRRVAIGLAIGIAIGAVLGAAAGLFKVAEDLVNAPVQVLRMMPAVALVPVFIIWFGIGDSFKIALIIVAPIFPIYLNFLAGIRGVDQKLVEAAESLELTRFELVRYVVLPGALPQIFVGLRQALGIGWLVLVVAEMQTTPVGLGFLMNDAKEYLRTDQIFLVLVIYAVLGLLTDIAVRLLERRFLSWRNGFEGR, from the coding sequence ATGACTCTAGAACTCACGACACCGGTCGGTGTCGCATCCGGCCCGTCCGCGGCCGGGCCCGTCGACGTGCCGTCCGACGGCCTGGCGGCACGGACGCGTCGGCGACGGCTCACCCGTCACGCCGCGACTCGCACACTGCGCCAGTCCATCGGGCTGATCCTGGTAGTCGTCATCTGGCAGCTCGGTGCGCGCGGATGGCTCGGTGCGACCACTCCCGCGCCCACCGAGGTGGTCGAGGCGGGGTGGGACCTGATCAGCACCGGTGAACTCTGGACCCACCTGGCCGCGTCGGGACGTCGCGTCGCGATCGGGCTGGCGATCGGAATCGCCATCGGCGCGGTACTGGGCGCGGCCGCCGGACTTTTCAAGGTGGCCGAGGACCTCGTCAATGCACCGGTCCAGGTGCTGCGGATGATGCCCGCCGTCGCCCTCGTCCCGGTCTTCATCATCTGGTTCGGGATCGGCGACTCGTTCAAGATCGCCTTGATCATCGTCGCCCCGATCTTCCCCATCTATCTCAACTTTCTCGCCGGGATCCGGGGAGTGGACCAAAAGCTCGTCGAAGCCGCCGAATCGCTGGAACTGACGCGCTTCGAACTCGTTCGATACGTCGTCCTACCGGGCGCACTGCCGCAGATCTTCGTCGGTCTGCGGCAGGCACTCGGCATCGGCTGGCTCGTCCTAGTCGTCGCCGAGATGCAGACCACTCCAGTCGGTTTGGGCTTCCTTATGAACGACGCCAAGGAGTACCTCCGGACCGATCAGATCTTCCTGGTCCTGGTCATCTATGCGGTACTCGGACTGCTCACCGACATCGCCGTGCGGCTACTCGAGCGCCGATTCCTGTCGTGGCGCAACGGATTCGAGGGAAGGTGA
- a CDS encoding ferredoxin, with product MRVEVDLDLCQGHGMCELEAPEVFAAHTDHVEILDATPDESQRAEVEAGVHYCPTQALRIIEG from the coding sequence ATGCGCGTCGAGGTGGACCTGGACCTCTGCCAGGGGCATGGGATGTGTGAGCTCGAGGCGCCCGAGGTCTTCGCCGCGCACACCGACCATGTGGAGATCCTCGACGCGACCCCTGACGAATCCCAGCGCGCCGAGGTCGAGGCCGGCGTGCACTACTGCCCGACCCAAGCCCTCCGGATCATCGAGGGCTGA
- a CDS encoding alpha/beta hydrolase domain-containing protein, producing the protein MRFRVLGGGNGCSLLSASPLPDLVAAGYTDTEYAASGTADSVVGETGAPAAGFTTRIVVRRPADAAAFSGCVVVEWLNVSSGADAAPEYSYVAAELVRAGHAWVGVSAQYVGVEGGAGSVGVDTGAPQSLATKDPERYAGLRHPGDAYCYDIFSSVGRAVRETAAGGHPLEDLPVSTVLAVGESQSAMALTTYVNIIGPDAAPFDGYLIHSRAAAGLPAGAVGSGVDVATVFDCEPTTIRTDLDAPVFVVQTETDVLTNFRYHAVRQPDSDRLRVWEMAGTAHADLHQVGDFEEFLGCPDPVNRGQQRFVLRSALRHLRSWAEGGDPPPVAEPLALRDAGGIDPVFELDDMGNVRGGVRTPCVDAPTQVLSGIVADPVSRICLLFGTTSPVPAADLVARYGTRDEYEKHYRNAADAAIAGGFVLTEDRDELLADAHPELIPD; encoded by the coding sequence ATGCGTTTTCGTGTTCTGGGCGGCGGCAACGGATGTTCGTTGCTGAGCGCCTCACCCCTGCCCGACCTCGTCGCCGCCGGATACACCGACACCGAGTACGCGGCGTCCGGGACCGCCGACTCGGTCGTCGGCGAGACCGGCGCGCCGGCCGCCGGGTTCACGACCCGGATCGTCGTCCGTCGACCCGCGGACGCCGCGGCGTTCAGCGGCTGTGTCGTCGTCGAGTGGCTGAACGTCAGCAGTGGTGCCGACGCCGCACCCGAATACTCCTATGTGGCTGCCGAACTCGTTCGCGCCGGGCACGCATGGGTGGGCGTGTCGGCGCAGTACGTCGGCGTCGAGGGCGGGGCGGGTTCGGTCGGTGTGGACACCGGTGCCCCGCAGAGCCTGGCCACGAAGGACCCGGAACGGTATGCGGGCCTACGGCACCCCGGTGATGCGTACTGCTACGACATCTTCAGTTCAGTCGGGCGGGCCGTTCGCGAGACCGCCGCCGGCGGCCACCCGCTAGAGGATCTGCCGGTCTCCACCGTGCTCGCGGTCGGCGAGTCGCAATCGGCGATGGCTCTGACGACCTATGTCAACATCATCGGCCCGGATGCGGCGCCCTTCGACGGATACCTCATCCACAGCCGTGCGGCCGCCGGACTGCCCGCAGGCGCAGTCGGTTCAGGAGTAGACGTGGCGACCGTCTTCGACTGCGAACCCACCACGATCCGCACCGACCTGGACGCACCGGTCTTCGTGGTGCAGACCGAGACCGACGTCCTGACCAATTTCCGCTATCACGCCGTGCGGCAACCGGACTCCGATCGGCTCCGCGTGTGGGAGATGGCGGGCACGGCCCACGCCGATCTCCACCAGGTCGGCGACTTCGAGGAATTCCTCGGCTGCCCCGACCCCGTCAACCGGGGCCAGCAGCGGTTCGTCCTGCGATCGGCGTTGCGACACCTTCGGTCCTGGGCCGAAGGGGGCGATCCGCCTCCGGTGGCCGAACCACTGGCTCTCCGGGATGCCGGCGGCATCGACCCCGTCTTCGAGCTCGACGACATGGGCAATGTCCGGGGCGGGGTTCGCACACCATGTGTCGACGCGCCGACCCAGGTCCTCAGCGGGATCGTCGCCGACCCGGTCTCCCGGATCTGTCTGTTGTTCGGAACGACGTCACCGGTGCCCGCCGCCGATCTGGTGGCGCGGTATGGGACGCGCGATGAGTACGAGAAGCACTACCGGAATGCAGCCGACGCCGCGATCGCGGGCGGATTCGTGCTCACCGAGGACCGCGACGAGCTGCTCGCCGACGCCCATCCGGAACTGATCCCGGACTGA
- a CDS encoding SDR family oxidoreductase, producing the protein MSSKRFENKTIIVTGAAGGIGEAYARALAAEGANVVVADLADEKGKLVAADIGGLYVSTDVADEDSAKALAAATVEAYGSIDGLVNNAAIYGGMKLDFLITVPWDYYKKFMSVNLDGALNVTRAVFPHMTNGGGAIVNQSSTAAWLYSGFYGLAKVGVNGLTQQLATELGGQNIRVNAIAPGPIDTEATRTTTPKEMVADIVNRLPLKRFGTPEDLVGMCLFLLSDEAGWITGQIFNVDGGQVIRS; encoded by the coding sequence ATGAGTTCCAAGCGTTTCGAGAACAAGACCATCATCGTCACCGGCGCGGCCGGCGGGATCGGTGAGGCGTACGCACGTGCGCTCGCCGCGGAAGGCGCGAACGTCGTGGTCGCCGACCTCGCCGACGAGAAGGGCAAACTGGTCGCCGCCGACATCGGTGGGCTCTACGTCAGCACCGATGTCGCCGACGAGGATTCGGCGAAGGCGCTCGCCGCCGCCACCGTCGAGGCCTACGGTTCTATCGACGGTCTGGTGAACAACGCCGCGATCTACGGCGGGATGAAGCTCGACTTCCTCATCACCGTGCCCTGGGACTACTACAAGAAGTTCATGAGCGTGAACCTCGACGGCGCGCTCAACGTGACCCGCGCGGTCTTTCCGCACATGACCAACGGCGGTGGCGCCATCGTCAACCAGTCCTCGACCGCCGCATGGCTGTACAGCGGTTTCTACGGTCTGGCCAAGGTCGGGGTGAACGGTCTGACCCAGCAGCTCGCCACCGAGCTCGGCGGGCAGAACATCCGTGTCAACGCGATCGCCCCCGGCCCCATCGACACCGAGGCCACCCGGACCACGACGCCCAAGGAGATGGTGGCCGACATCGTGAACCGGCTGCCGCTGAAGCGTTTCGGCACCCCCGAGGACCTCGTCGGCATGTGCCTGTTCCTGCTGTCCGACGAGGCCGGATGGATCACCGGCCAGATCTTCAACGTCGACGGCGGCCAGGTCATCCGCTCATGA
- a CDS encoding NAD(P)-dependent oxidoreductase, giving the protein MSESSPVRLGYVGLGNIGGPMAGSLAAWAGGLTVFDLSSEAITKVVEKGATAAESLADLAASADIIGICVLDDAQVRSVVAGPDGLLTTARPGTVITVHSTIAPETAVELAEQCAAREVTLLDAPISGGAMGAASGRLAIMVGGPRDAYEKLKEPFALTADMLVHAGPEVGAGTRMKLARNLLHFISFTATTEAARLAEAAGIDITKLGKVVRHSDAVTGGAGAIMLRDTTAAVAADDPWYGILTGVRTLGEKDLTLALALGEELGVELPLGQLALRNLAAGLGVPHLEGEPA; this is encoded by the coding sequence ATGAGTGAGTCGTCCCCCGTCCGTCTGGGGTATGTCGGACTCGGCAACATCGGTGGGCCGATGGCCGGGAGTCTGGCCGCCTGGGCCGGCGGGCTGACGGTGTTCGACCTGTCGTCCGAGGCCATCACGAAGGTCGTCGAGAAGGGCGCCACCGCTGCGGAATCGCTCGCCGACCTCGCCGCGTCGGCCGACATCATCGGGATCTGCGTCCTCGACGACGCCCAGGTGCGTTCGGTGGTTGCCGGGCCGGACGGCCTGCTGACGACAGCGCGACCGGGCACCGTCATCACCGTCCATTCGACGATCGCGCCGGAGACCGCCGTCGAGCTCGCCGAGCAGTGCGCGGCACGGGAGGTCACGCTGCTCGACGCCCCGATCTCCGGTGGCGCGATGGGAGCGGCGTCGGGCCGGCTCGCAATCATGGTGGGCGGACCGCGAGACGCGTACGAGAAGCTGAAGGAACCGTTCGCGCTCACCGCCGACATGCTCGTCCATGCGGGTCCCGAGGTCGGCGCGGGCACCCGGATGAAGCTGGCCCGCAACCTGCTTCACTTCATCTCGTTCACCGCGACCACCGAGGCCGCGCGCCTGGCCGAGGCCGCCGGTATCGACATCACCAAACTCGGCAAGGTGGTCCGCCATTCCGACGCCGTGACCGGCGGGGCGGGGGCGATCATGTTGCGCGACACCACTGCGGCCGTTGCGGCCGACGATCCCTGGTACGGCATCCTCACCGGAGTTCGTACCCTGGGTGAGAAGGACCTGACGCTCGCCCTTGCTCTCGGCGAGGAACTCGGCGTCGAGCTGCCACTCGGGCAGCTCGCGTTGCGGAACCTGGCCGCGGGGCTCGGTGTCCCCCACCTCGAAGGAGAACCGGCATGA
- a CDS encoding SDR family oxidoreductase: MAFRPHPERRPVLVAGASSGIGAATAEFLSAAGHPVALAARRVAKLQELADTITAAGGEAVAVPLDVTDEQSVPDCVAKAEAALGPLEIVVAGAGDLAVGLSYETGTDHFADQINIHLTGAYRIYRAVIGGMIDRARGDFVFIGSDVAIHPRPWSSAYVAAKSGIDGLVATIQLELEGTGVRAGVVRPGQTLTGMGMNLDPTTTEDMLNDWITHGLARHGNFLSPEHIAQAVAAMVTMPRGAHMRSVEVEAEGAVSDKKRQAVQEKGTDG; the protein is encoded by the coding sequence ATGGCTTTTCGACCCCATCCCGAGCGCCGACCGGTCCTGGTCGCGGGCGCGTCGTCGGGCATCGGCGCAGCCACCGCCGAATTCCTCTCGGCGGCCGGCCATCCCGTAGCCCTCGCCGCCCGCCGGGTGGCGAAGTTGCAGGAACTGGCCGACACGATCACCGCCGCCGGAGGTGAGGCCGTGGCAGTGCCGCTCGACGTCACCGACGAGCAGTCGGTGCCCGACTGCGTGGCGAAGGCCGAGGCCGCCCTGGGGCCGCTGGAGATCGTGGTCGCCGGCGCCGGTGACCTCGCGGTCGGTCTCTCCTACGAGACCGGCACCGACCACTTCGCGGATCAGATCAACATCCATCTCACCGGCGCCTACCGGATCTACCGCGCGGTGATCGGCGGCATGATCGACCGTGCGCGAGGCGATTTCGTGTTCATCGGGTCCGACGTCGCCATCCACCCCCGGCCGTGGTCGTCGGCCTACGTCGCCGCGAAGTCGGGCATCGACGGACTCGTCGCGACCATCCAGCTCGAACTCGAGGGGACCGGTGTGCGGGCCGGGGTCGTCCGTCCCGGACAGACCCTCACCGGCATGGGGATGAACCTGGATCCGACGACGACCGAGGACATGCTCAACGACTGGATCACACATGGTCTGGCCCGCCACGGCAATTTCCTCTCGCCCGAACACATCGCGCAGGCCGTCGCGGCGATGGTGACCATGCCGCGCGGGGCGCACATGCGGTCGGTCGAGGTGGAGGCCGAAGGCGCAGTCAGCGACAAGAAACGACAGGCAGTACAGGAGAAGGGGACGGATGGATGA